Sequence from the Lepisosteus oculatus isolate fLepOcu1 chromosome 13, fLepOcu1.hap2, whole genome shotgun sequence genome:
TTCCCAGTTCGCCCACGTCCCTCGGCATCCTCCCGGCCGTCTCCTCTCGCACCTGGCGGACGGTGTCCGACTTGAGCAGCCTGGACGCCGCGTCCCTGCCGCTGATCTGCGCCTTGGTGATGGCGTAGGCCGTGATCTGCGCCGCCCGGCGGATAGGGCGAGACTCGGAGAGCTTCTCGATCACTTGCGCGTTGTTCAACAGGGTGAACAGCAGGCGCCTCAAAACCATCTTCAAGCCAGGGATCCGGGGACCTGCAGACGACGAGAGCCAACGGAAAAGACGGTTAATAAATTTGTTGCGCGGCGTTATACTCACAAATAAATTGAAAGCAGTTTCAATGTTCCTACCAGAAAGATCTGCCGGCTGAAAAGCTCTGATTTCCGGTCTTGCACCGCAACCGTCCCCCTGTTGAAGCTGCTAATAAGGTATCGGATTCTACTGAGTAATGCTTTATGTGATTAACgaaaacaactgaaaatgaaataaacttGAAGAAGGGACGtcctttattattattcaatgaTTGCATTTATTAGTGCGATCGAAATCTAAACACTTAAAAGCAGCATTTAAATAGCTGCTGGTAACCCTCGTGAAAGCCTACAGTAACTCTGTGTTCTCACAATCGTACATTTTGTCTTCTCTCTTATTGTggt
This genomic interval carries:
- the LOC102697639 gene encoding protein NCBP2AS2-like; translated protein: MVLRRLLFTLLNNAQVIEKLSESRPIRRAAQITAYAITKAQISGRDAASRLLKSDTVRQVREETAGRMPRDVGELGRRVGRLGQMFVREVKEGVRDASRQLKNKDKQ